In Humulus lupulus chromosome 7, drHumLupu1.1, whole genome shotgun sequence, the following are encoded in one genomic region:
- the LOC133790231 gene encoding putative disease resistance protein At1g50180, translated as MALTEAVVSFVIERLANLLLNEAKFLCGVKDQVEDAKTKLLWMRAFLKDADAHVRDGDERVRLWVVQVSDTSYDLEDVIETYVFKVASKKEGIISIGWNRGTELHKVGSKIEKISSEIASLTSNLQTYGIRELRAKELGETSSNNIQWQRELRRSYSHVVENLVVGFDKDIEELVTLLTSKENAHRHRVISVCGMGGVGKTTLARRVYKHPHVRCHFDYFAWASISQQCDPRDIWEEILIGLTSPTENQRKAIKSMRDSEITKELYNLQTQKKCLVLLDDIWTTSTWDRLKAAFPLGETHSKILLTTRVKNVVLHADQNGYIHETQCLNENDSWELFQNRFSCFGRHPTDNGRMEVLGREMLRHCSGLPLAIIVLSGLLSTKHTVNEWEEMKRNVTKYITKGRDHGGLEYDGVSWVLGLSYDELPFYLKPCFLYLACYPEDTAIQVREVCHMLIAEGFVSPRGSSRRTFEDVAYDCLSELVERSMIHVEKRGLTGRMKTFRIHDLMRDLCLSKAQDNNFLHFIELKNRGLEESVEYVSTHVRRVAIYIDNDHDDHFVQFVKNTNGRLRCLSVDTTREFYSTKQVLRQVFQCFLMLRVLKLSFLSPNTVELPKEIGKLLHLRLFKISGGKLEKIPSSIGNLKSLQTLKLDSAAAMNMKVPNVMWKLEQLRHLCLPTPYGVELGTWLRLPYPSNLQTLTGVLTKYLDRNDFLHLVNLRKLKIDVERNLGRIYHHSSTAKFNRLQNLQVVSREYNIRVDIVPMILSYPEIYKLKLWLRIVNLPEDNQFSPNLIKIELRRCCLRDDPMPTLEKLPNLRVLFFYYGSFEGNEMVCSEGGFPQLESLQFKGLSALKEWKVEEGALSRLRFLWINHCPRLRRVPDGLRYMTMLQELKIQSMPRIFKERVKEGGEDFYKVEHVPSRVFL; from the exons aTGGCGTTGACAGAGGCTGTTGTTTCGTTTGTGATTGAAAGGCTTGCAAACTTGCTACTAAATGAAGCTAAATTCTTGTGTGGAGTGAAAGACCAAGTCGAAGATGCAAAGACCAAGCTGCTGTGGATGCGCGCTTTCCTAAAAGATGCTGATGCTCATGTCAGAGATGGTGATGAGAGAGTGCGCCTTTGGGTTGTCCAAGTCAGCGATACTTCTTATGATTTGGAGGATGTTATTGAAACTTATGTCTTCAAAGTGGCTTCTAAGAAGGAAGGTATCATAAGTATTGGCTGGAATAGAGGAACTGAGCTCCATAAAGTTGGATCAAAGATTGAGAAGATCTCATCAGAAATTGCTTCTTTGACATCAAATTTACAAACATATGGCATAAGAGAATTAAGGGCCAAGGAGTTAGGTGAAACTTCATCGAACAACATCCAGTGGCAGAGAGAGTTGAGACGATCTTACTCTCATGTTGTGGAGAATCTTGTTGTTGGATTCGACAAAGACATCGAAGAATTGGTAACCCTTTTGACCTCGAAAGAGAATGCTCACAGGCATAGGGTAATATCTGTATGTGGGATGGGTGGTGTGGGGAAGACTACCCTTGCAAGAAGGGTTTATAAGCATCCTCATGTCAGGTGTCACTTTGATTATTTTGCTTGGGCCTCAATATCTCAGCAATGTGATCCACGAGACATATGGGAAGAAATTTTGATAGGTTTGACTTCTCCAACCGAGAACCAAAGAAAAGCAATCAAAAGCATGAGGGATAGTGAAATAACAAAGGAGCTTTACAACCTTCAAACACAGAAGAAATGTTTGGTACTCCTTGATGATATTTGGACCACTTCAACTTGGGATCGTCTGAAAGCTGCGTTCCCTCTAGGCGAAACTCACAGCAAGATTTTACTCACTACTCGGGTAAAGAATGTTGTTTTGCATGCGGATCAAAATGGTTACATCCATGAAACTCAGTGTCTCAATGAGAATGACAGCTGGGAGCTGTTTCAGAACAGATTTTCATGTTTTGGAAGGCATCCAActg ATAATGGAAGAATGGAAGTACTAGGACGAGAGATGCTTAGACACTGCTCTGGTTTGCCATTAGCCATCATCGTGCTTAGTGGGCTTCTATCCACAAAACACACAGTTAATGAGTGGGAGGAGATGAAAAGAAATGTAACAAAGTACATAACTAAAGGCAGAGACCATGGTGGCTTAGAATACGATGGTGTTTCATGGGTGTTAGGTTTGAGTTACGATGAGTTGCCATTTTACTTAAAGCCTTGTTTTTTATACTTGGCTTGTTACCCTGAAGACACTGCAATACAAGTAAGAGAAGTTTGCCATATGCTGATTGCAGAAGGTTTTGTGTCACCAAGAGGAAGTTCAAGACGAACTTTTGAGGATGTGGCATATGATTGCTTGAGTGAGTTGGTGGAGAGGAGCATGATTCATGTAGAGAAGAGGGGTTTAACTGGAAGAATGAAAACATTTCGCATTCATGATCTCATGCGAGATTTGTGTCTGTCTAAAGCTCAGGACAACAATTTTCTTCATTTTATTGAATTGAAAAATAGAGGGTTGGAAGAGTCAGTAGAATATGTATCTACACATGTAAGGAGAGTTGCCATTTATATTGATAATGATCATGATGATCATTTTGTTCAATTTGTTAAGAATACAAATGGCCGACTTAGGTGTCTTAGTGTAGATACAACAAGAGAGTTTTATTCCACCAAACAAGTATTGAGACAAGTGTTCCAGTGCTTTCTCATGCTTCGAGTTTTAAAACTAAGTTTCCTTTCGCCTAACACCGTGGAGTTGCCTAAAGAAATTGGTAAGCTTCTTCACTTAAGATTGTTTAAAATTAGTGGTGGAAAATTGGAAAAGATCCCATCTTCTATTGGCAATTTGAAATCACTGCAGACTTTAAAGTTAGATAGTGCTGCAGCCATGAATATGAAAGTACCAAATGTAATGTGGAAGTTGGAACAATTGAGGCATTTATGCTTGCCTACTCCTTATGGAGTAGAACTTGGTACATGGTTGAGGTTACCTTATCCTAGTAATTTACAGACATTGACAGGTGTTCTAACTAAGTACCTTGACAGGAATGATTTTCTGCATTTGGTGAATCTCAGGAAGTTAAAGATTGATGTGGAAAGAAACTTGGGGAGAATTTACCACCATTCCTCAACTGCCAAGTTCAATCGTCTTCAGAATTTACAAGTAGTTAGTAGGGAATACAACATAAGAGTAGATATTGTTCCTATGATATTAAGTTACCCTGAAATTTACAAGCTTAAACTGTGGTTGCGTATAGTAAACTTACCAGAAGACAACCAATTCTCCCCAAACCTTATCAAGATAGAGTTGCGTAGATGTTGTCTTAGGGATGATCCAATGCCAACCTTAGAAAAGCTACCAAATTTAAGAGTACTTTTCTTTTATTATGGTAGCTTTGAGGGGAATGAGATGGTGTGCTCAGAAGGAGGTTTTCCTCAACTTGAATCTCTTCAGTTTAAAGGTCTTTCTGCTTTAAAAGAGTGGAAGGTGGAGGAAGGAGCCTTGTCTCGTCTTCGCTTTTTGTGGATTAATCATTGCCCGAGATTGAGGAGAGTTCCGGATGGATTAAGATACATGACTATGCTtcaggaattgaagattcaaagCATGCCTAGGATATTCAAAGAAAGGGTGAAGGAAGGAGGAGAGGATTTCTACAAAGTCGAGCATGTTCCATCACGTGTATTTCTCTAG
- the LOC133790226 gene encoding putative disease resistance protein At1g50180, with the protein MAEAIVGFVIERLGDLLINEANFLYGVRDQVEDAKAELQRIKCFLEDADARARQGDKSLRLHVSEIGDAAYDLEDVIATFVLKESARSGSSSSSGSFSRRLSCGNFIDLHKVGSRIDKISARISKSRLSFQAYGLVKSRGNDASTSSSVDRQNFRRTFSHNVDSDFVGFEENISELVGHLKKQGRNLHSVVSICGMGGLGKTTLARQVYYHGEIRRHFDCFAWASVSQRCQPRDVWEGILIRLTSPAAERRREIKGMRDDEIAKALYKVHTEKRCLVVLDDIWNASTWNCLKHAFPNVRSDSKILLTTRNREVAFHADRNSILHEPRCFNTNETWELFMIKTYFGGDDTDSEDYKKKKKLAGEMLEYCGGLPLAITVLGGLLSRKQTVDEWEALHKNIKTCIRKGKVNEQEDSNFGLSWVLGLSYDELPYHLKPCFLHLAYFPEDFEIRARDLCLVWLAEGFVSNEERAYECLSELVERCIIQVAEWSSTGTIKTCRIHDLMRDLCLSKAEEENFLQHADLRNHHEVTNSSSVGAATNLEPINKIRRLAIYSNNIGTDELLSLIRHKDGCLRSLICFNSEPDTSYERVMKPLLNQFHLLRVLKFENYTHGHVGKLPNEIGNLIHLRLFSLKDSDVEKFPSSIGNLRCLQTLDLRVKDLYNHKRLQLSEIPPVLWKLEQLRHLYLPQNYLTSLQRSHFTATHFESILRLGDLTNLQTLVNVSANYYFLNNLEKLTNLTKLKTNLGSCFQGTRIKFNNLRSLSIYYKDIIEGEYDEDQLPARRVPKFSHYEIILLLLSCPQIYKLHLHVPIEKLPEENQFSSNLIKLTLLRTRLKDDPMETLEKLPSLRILLLDHNAFLGQKMICASKGFPRLESLSICYLYDFIEWNVEEGALPSLNRLHIVNCLRLRTVPDGLRYVITLKEIVIKHMLRQFKKKVEQGGEDFYKVQHVPSLVFTNTLDF; encoded by the exons ATGGCTGAGGCCATAGTAGGTTTTGTGATCGAAAGGCTTGGAGACTTGCTCATAAACGAAGCTAACTTCTTGTATGGAGTGAGAGACCAAGTCGAGGATGCAAAAGCCGAGCTCCAACGAATCAAATGCTTTCTCGAAGACGCAGATGCCCGCGCGAGGCAAGGAGACAAGTCTCTTCGCCTTCATGTCTCTGAAATTGGTGATGCTGCTTATGATTTGGAGGATGTCATCGCCACTTTCGTCCTGAAAGAGTCCGCTAGGtctggtagtagtagtagcagtggtagtttTAGTAGAAGGCTCTCTTGTGGCAACTTCATCGATCTTCATAAGGTTGGATCGAGAATCGATAAAATTTCTGCTAGGATTTCTAAGTCCAGGTTGAGTTTTCAAGCTTATGGGCTGGTTAAATCGAGGGGAAACGATGCTTCAACTTCTTCCAGCGTCGACAGGCAAAACTTTAGGCGAACCTTCTCTCACAACGTCGATTCTGATTTCGTTGGGTTTGAGGAAAACATCAGCGAATTGGTGGGGCATTTGAAGAAACAAGGGAGAAATCTGCATAGTGTTGTGTCCATTTGTGGGATGGGTGGTCTTGGAAAAACTACTCTTGCTAGACAGGTGTACTATCATGGTGAAATTAGGCGTCATTTTGATTGTTTTGCTTGGGCTTCTGTATCTCAAAGATGCCAACCCAGGGACGTTTGGGAAGGGATTTTGATTAGACTGACTTCTCCTGCAGCAGAAAGAAGGAGAGAGATCAAAGGAATGAGAGACGATGAAATAGCCAAGGCTCTTTACAAGGTTCATACAGAAAAAAGGTGTCTTGTTGTTCTTGATGATATTTGGAATGCTTCAACATGGAACTGCCTCAAGCATGCTTTCCCCAATGTTAGGTCAGACAGTAAAATACTGCTCACCACTCGCAATAGAGAGGTGGCCTTCCATGCAGATCGAAATAGCATTCTCCATGAGCCCAGATGCTTTAACACAAACGAAACATGGGAGTTGTTTATGATCAAAACTTATTTTGGAGGGGATGACACAG ATTCGGAAGAttacaagaagaagaaaaagttagCAGGGGAGATGCTTGAATACTGTGGTGGTTTGCCATTAGCCATTACAGTGCTCGGAGGACTTCTATCTCGTAAACAAACTGTGGATGAGTGGGAGGCGTTGCATAAGAATATTAAGACATGTATAAGGAAAGGAAAAGTAAATGAGCAAGAAGATTCTAACTTTGGTCTCTCTTGGGTGTTGGGTTTAAGTTATGATGAGCTACCATACCATTTAAAGCCGTGCTTTTTGCATTTAGCTTATTTTCCAGAAGATTTTGAAATAAGGGCTAGAGATTTATGCCTAGTATGGTTGGCAGAAGGCTTTGTATCGAACGAGGAAAGAGCATATGAGTGCTTAAGTGAGTTGGTTGAGAGGTGCATAATTCAAGTGGCAGAGTGGAGCTCAACTGGCACAATTAAAACATGCCGTATCCATGACCTCATGCGGGATTTGTGCTTATCAAAGGCTGAGGAGGAAAATTTTCTGCAGCATGCTGATCTACGTAATCATCATGAGGTAACAAATTCTTCCTCTGTTGGAGCTGCAACAAATTTAGAGCCAATTAATAAGATTCGTAGACTTGCCATCTATTCGAACAACATTGGTACTGATGAATTGCTTTCTTTGATAAGACATAAGGATGGTTGCCTTAGGTCTCTAATATGCTTCAATTCAGAACCAGATACATCTTATGAGCGAGTAATGAAGCCACTGCTCAATCAATTCCATTTGCTTAGAGTTTTGAAGTTTGAAAATTATACTCACGGTCATGTTGGAAAGTTGCCTAACGAAATTGGAAATCTTATTCACTTGAGGCTATTTAGTCTCAAGGATAGTGATGTGGAAAAGTTTCCATCATCCATAGGCAATTTGAGATGTCTGCAAACTTTAGATTTGAGGGTTAAAGACCTGTATAATCACAAACGACTTCAACTTTCAGAAATACCACCTGTCCTTTGGAAATTAGAGCAGTTGAGACATTTGTATCTGCCTCAAAACTATTTGACAAGCCTTCAGAGAAGCCATTTTACAGCTACTCACTTTGAGAGTATTTTGCGGTTGGGTGATCTAACCAATTTGCAAACATTGGTGAATGTTTCAgcgaattattattttttgaataatttggaGAAACTAACCAATCTTACCAAATTAAAAACAAATTTGGGTTCTTGCTTCCAGGGCACAAGAATTAAATTTAATAATCTTAGATCTCTATCCATTTATTATAAGGATATCATTGAAGGGGAGTACGATGAAGATCAGCTTCCAGCAAGACGAGTACCTAAATTCTCTCACTATGAGATAATACTTCTTTTACTGAGCTGTCCTCAAATTTATAAACTTCATCTGCATGTTCCAATTGAGAAGTTACCGgaagaaaatcaattttcttcaAATCTCATCAAGTTAACGCTGCTTCGAACTCGTCTTAAGGATGACCCAATGGAAACATTAGAAAAGCTTCCAAGTTTAAGGATTCTCCTCCTCGATCATAATGCCTTCCTAGGACAGAAAATGATTTGCGCCAGTAAAGGTTTTCCACGACTTGAGTCTCTTTCCATCTGTTATCTTTATGATTTCATAGAGTGGAATGTGGAAGAAGGGGCCTTGCCTAGCCTTAATCGCTTGCATATTGTAAACTGCTTAAGGTTGAGGACAGTTCCGGATGGCCTGAGATATGTTATTACTCTCAAGGAAATTGTGATCAAACACATGCTTAGGCAATTTAAAAAGAAGGTTGAACAAGGAGGAGAGGATTTCTACAAAGTCCAACATGTGCCTTCCCTTGTATTCACCAATACTTTGGACTTCTAG